TTTTACTATCTGGGTATGGGAATTCTGGAAATGGGAAAGTTGTGTACAAGAAGGGTGTTAAGCTTGTTGATGTTGGTGGTGAACCTAAGACATTGGTTTCATTTTCAACTTACTTTTCGTTTTCAATGTCTTTGGGTGATGGGAATGGTTTGGCTTTTGTTATGGTGCCAAGTGGGTTTCAAGGTGAGTTTTTTGATAATAGTTCATCTGGTTTTGGTTTTGGGTTGAAGGAAAAGGAATCTAAAGTTGTTGCTGTTGAGTTTATTGCTTCAAGAGATGTTGGAATTGGAAAGGATAAAGACAATTCTTCTGCTAGTTGTAGTGTGGCTATTAATGTTGGTAGTTCTGTTTCTGTTAAGAAAATCAGTGTTTCTTCTGTTAATAAGGTTATGAGAAATGGTGGAAAGTTGCATGCTTGGATTGATTACCAAGCCGGTTCGAGGTGTTTGGAAGTTAGGTTGAGTCAATATGGTCATTCGAAGCCGGTGAATCCGTTGCTATGGCAACCGATTGATTTCACGAATTTGTGGAAGACTGAAGAGATGTTTGTGGGATTTAGTTCTATGAAAGGGAAAACTTCTCAAGCGTGTTTTCTCTACTCATGGAGCTTTAATGTAAGGCATTATCAACGTTGGATGCATTCTAAACCGCTCCGCGATATGGTCTTTACTGCTCATGACGCGTATGATCATCCTCCAGAACCGGACATGAAACCAAAGAGTGATTGTCTTTTGAGAATTCTTGCTGCAATGATATTTGGTGTTGGATGTGGATCATTGGCTGCATTCACGGGACTTTATTTGTGGACGATGTTTGGTAATAGACGTCCGGTGGTTCCAGAGGAGTTTGTTATTCAGCCGGTAGATTACGAGTACAAGAAAGTGAACATTGTTGTAGATAAACCCCTTAAAGATTCTAAGGAGTAGATCTACCGGTTGAAACTTGTTGGACTCATGTGTTGTAAATCGGTGTTCCTTGTATTCAGGTTATGCTGTATTGTAGTTCGGTTAAGAACTAATTAAGTTACTTTTTCTGATGTTATTGTCTATTTTTGAGAAAATTAAGATTGAGATCCCCTCTGCATTAACTGTTACATGGCAAATTTCTATGTTATCAATGTATATTATGATGTTGGCTCGCCGAGTTTATTCATGATTTATCAAGCATTTGTTCTCTACAGATTACATTGCATTCTTATAATGTAACCTTAAAATGCTTGAAAAAAACCTTGAGCTTTGTTTATGTTAGTTTTAATTATTGAAGTTTTCCTTTGTCTAGCATTTATAACAGTTTGGCATATTGTTATTAAATAGCCTCTCTAAAATGTGTATGTTCTGTGATTGTTTTCTGAAATAGTAATAAACTAGTCATGTGACTTTGCATGATATAGTCTTGTAGGTGGTGGAAATTTATTTTGATCATTATTGCTTGGGAAGCTATATGTTGCTCACCTATATTATCTGATCATTTAGGTATTTccttttttctggttttttagGTGTTTTTCTTTGTTGGCTTTATTGCTTAACTTAAACTTATTTGAACGAGGTGTTGTGGAGTTCGGAGAACAAAGCGTTAGGAGTGTCAATGGATTAAACGTTCAGGATCCAAGAGATCTTGACACTACATATTCACTCAAAACCTTGAGGCATTAGGGGTACGAGTCATTTTTCTTATAAACTCAATAGAGAATTATCACACATCATTCATTGCTAAACAAGAGTGTTTAATCTTTTAACTTTTACTTCTGGTTCTGATTTTGGGGGTTAAATTTTTCAAATGCTACTTGGAAGAGTTATGTGGAAGTGATGTATGTTCTTGTCTCTGGTACTATCTTTACTTAAGCTGCTAATTCATGGAGTAGAGTTAAGTTTAGTGTTGTTTGGATCTTGATAGAATTGATTGTGTAAAGTTGATTTTAATTCACTTTTCATTGCATCTGTTCAAGAAAGTAACATGAATCACATTCAACAACTTAAATCCTATGAAGAATAGAAGTTTATCAACCCACAATAATTCTAGATATAAATGTTAAATTGAAGACAAGTTTCTAAAGCTAATAAAAGTTTCAAATATAAGGGACGTACCGAGAAGTCGTAAACTAATACAAATAACAATTACAGATTTAAAGTCTTGAGAGACTTGGATAAAAATACAGATCAGAATGCTAAATTATGAAATGCTAAATTATGAAGTTGTGATAAATCTTACTTTCAAGCTTCATATATCTCTTTCAGAAGTCTTACCAATTTGGGAGACTACCCGGAAAGCACCAAGTATTTGTTAGGTTAGGAGGAATTTGTTGATCATTACACTAAATTTAGAGCAACCACATAATTTAAAGCGCAATCACACAAGTAAATTGAACATCACATATTTATCTAATTCTTTTAAGATATCAAATATATAAATCATCTCCACATATATGGTGTTCAAATCCACTATTTCATCTAGTGTGAAACTCTTACTCGTATTTGGCATACTAACAGTCCTCCCTTTATAAGTGAGTGGATATATTTGACATACAATTGTGTTGTCAATGACATGAACGTCAACGAGATATGCTCTATCTAACCACCACAATTGTTTAAAGGGCTTTTGATACGACGATTCAATCAAACCATAAACTTTAATATATGTTAGTGTTAACATATGAGGTGGATCACCGGAGCAGCATGTGATGTAACTTATTTGTTATTGGTTGTGATTTGGTAGTGTGGTGTTTTGGTCATACTTGGGAGTGATCTATTATTTATCGTAATTAAACTTGTACACACCTCATACAATTGTTATTCTTACTAAAGTGGTCTTTGAGATTGTTAATGGATAAATACAACTTTAATATTATAATTGACTATGAGATAAGTAATGACACTTATGTAATTTGAATATGCTCCATATAGCTCAAAACTTCGACTGTTCCGGAATGCTAGATTATTGATTTTTAGGCACACTAGTTCACTAGGTTAACATTGAGAGTAGATTATTGGGCCATGTCATCCTTTAATCACAAAGTGAGCACCTCAAATCTTGTTACTTAGAACCTTGCTATTGAGAGACGAACTTTAAAATCCATAATGTATTTCAAGTCCCTTATATCTTTAGGTAAAAATAAGTTTTGAAGCCCAAAAAGAAATAGAAGTACCCTTGGCAATATAGACCAAAAAGAAATAGAATTACCCTTGTTATAGTGAGATCTGAATAATATGACTGACTACTTATTGAGTTGCCATCAGgactaaaccctaaaccctagtagggtatgaatgaatatgaaacaattgccATATGCCAACACTCGTTTTTCAGCTATTTCCAATTTGTTCATATGTGATCGACCAGATAAAAAGTCATAATTTCGTTTTTCAGTTATTTCCATTTTGTTCATGTGTATTGTAAAGATTGACCGGATAAAAAGTCATGATTCTTTCTTGGTGGTATAAGAGAGTTTAAGCCAATTCAGAATAAAAAAACATGTCACTATTACAACTCTACATATTCACTCAGAACTCTCTGTTCAAAGAACTTATACTGCAATTGGGCAGAGATAAACATTAGAGTTCTGTCAAGTCTACTAATCTACATTTCGAGCATTTTGGTTTTATAGTTGTAATTCATTATAACTTCCAAATCCACTTACATTATAAGAGGTTATTCTGgaatgaaaaaatttaaaataaaatcaaacaaacaaagatTAAAATTGCAAAGCAATGATCCCAAGTTCATTATACAATTTTAAGTATATGGTCCACGATAGCCTTGATAAGAAGGAACAACAGTGAAAAAAGTGAGGCTAACCCATCACTAAAAAGTGTTAATAACAGTTTGTACACACCATATTAGTTAATAACATGAAACAAAGAAGTTCCTTAACGAGCCTCATACTGCACAATACGTCTGGTGCGCTTCTTGTAAAGGATTCTGTAACCACAGTCACGGCACTGAATAACATCACCTGTCTTCAGAGTATTCTCGATTCCACAATCACCGCATAGGTAACTCACTGGCTCAGGCATAGGATCCATATCTGATTCCCAAAAATTCAAAAAGTTACTACAAAATCAATATAATAACAATTGAAAAAACACttccaaataaattttaaaaaaaaaaacagagcaATATTCTAGCAGATGAATAAACAATGGAAGATGAATCAGAAAGAACATAGCGATAATTAATTCGATCATATCAAACTTAATATTTGATGATCAGacaattttaattattgttttcaTCAGCTTCATCTTCCACTAGTTGTGATTATTATTAACAAATGAACAAATAACAGCttcaaaaaaattaaagttaaacCCTAATGTTGATTTCAATGAAGCAAAACATTAATTTCTACAGCTTATATAATAACAATTCATACAATACTTCAGGAAGAAAAAAAGAGTAGAACTCTCATAAACAATAGAAGATGAATCAGAAAGAACGTAGCGATAATTTTATTCGATCATATCAAACATAAAATTTGATGAtcagatttttttaattattcttctca
The Vicia villosa cultivar HV-30 ecotype Madison, WI linkage group LG6, Vvil1.0, whole genome shotgun sequence genome window above contains:
- the LOC131611892 gene encoding L-type lectin-domain containing receptor kinase VIII.2-like; protein product: MSTFHHSTAFTFLILFLKTQAFDDAVSSFSFTDFGKDPVFESGVGLYGNAKVVNGGSGVLLSGYGNSGNGKVVYKKGVKLVDVGGEPKTLVSFSTYFSFSMSLGDGNGLAFVMVPSGFQGEFFDNSSSGFGFGLKEKESKVVAVEFIASRDVGIGKDKDNSSASCSVAINVGSSVSVKKISVSSVNKVMRNGGKLHAWIDYQAGSRCLEVRLSQYGHSKPVNPLLWQPIDFTNLWKTEEMFVGFSSMKGKTSQACFLYSWSFNVRHYQRWMHSKPLRDMVFTAHDAYDHPPEPDMKPKSDCLLRILAAMIFGVGCGSLAAFTGLYLWTMFGNRRPVVPEEFVIQPVDYEYKKVNIVVDKPLKDSKE
- the LOC131611893 gene encoding DNA-directed RNA polymerases II, IV and V subunit 12; the encoded protein is MDPMPEPVSYLCGDCGIENTLKTGDVIQCRDCGYRILYKKRTRRIVQYEAR